Proteins encoded by one window of Xylella fastidiosa:
- the metG gene encoding methionine--tRNA ligase: MTTALVTTALPYANGPLHLGHLVGYIQADIWVRARRLGGHNTWFVCADDTHGTPIMLAAEKAGMPPEAFIATTQASHERDFAAFNVAFDHYDSTHSPVNRHLTEQSYLTLKQAGHITCRSVAQFYDPAKGMFLPDRYVKGTCPNCGATDQYGDNCEACGATYDPTELKNPYSVISGATPELRDSEHFFFEVAHFDTFLRHWLSGDVALPSVKNKLKEWLDAKGGLRPWDISRDAPYFGFKIPDQPGKYFYVWLDAPIGYLCSFKTLCTRIGEDFDTHLRSGTTTELHHFIGKDIVNFHALFWPAVLHGTGHRAPTRLHVNGYLTVDGAKMSKSRGTFIMARTYLDAGLEPDALRYYFAAKSSGDVDDLDLNLSDFVARVNADLVGKLVNLASRCASFIGTRFNGQLADTLPDRIQYDRFVAALTPIRDAYERNDTASAIRQTMQLADEANKYIDETKPWIIAKQHHADAQLHAVCTQGLNLFRVLITALKPILPHTSIQAETFLAAPVTAWQDVNQPLTGGHTIQPYSPLFTRIDKKIIEVMINASKDTLAPPPASAKQQNASMSNTAPPPTAEEPETTAPTIGIDDFAKLDLRIGKVLVCEYVEGSDKLLRFELDAGPLGKRQIFSGIRASYSNPEALIGRNVVFIANLAPRKMRFGISQGMILSAGFDNGTLALLDADSSAQPGMPVR; encoded by the coding sequence ATGACCACAGCACTTGTCACCACCGCCCTGCCTTACGCCAATGGTCCACTGCACCTCGGCCATCTGGTCGGCTACATTCAAGCTGACATCTGGGTACGCGCACGGCGCCTGGGAGGACACAACACCTGGTTTGTTTGCGCCGACGACACCCACGGCACCCCGATCATGCTGGCCGCAGAAAAAGCGGGCATGCCGCCGGAAGCCTTTATCGCCACCACCCAAGCCAGCCATGAACGCGACTTTGCGGCCTTCAACGTCGCTTTTGACCACTACGACTCCACACATTCCCCCGTCAACCGCCACCTGACCGAACAGTCTTACCTCACACTCAAACAGGCCGGACATATCACATGCCGCTCGGTCGCCCAATTTTACGACCCGGCCAAAGGCATGTTCCTCCCCGACCGCTACGTCAAAGGAACCTGTCCAAACTGCGGCGCCACCGACCAATATGGGGACAACTGCGAAGCATGCGGTGCCACCTATGACCCCACAGAACTCAAAAACCCATACTCGGTGATCTCCGGCGCGACCCCAGAACTGCGCGACTCAGAACACTTCTTTTTTGAAGTGGCTCACTTCGACACCTTCCTACGCCATTGGCTGAGCGGCGATGTCGCCTTGCCTAGCGTCAAAAACAAACTCAAAGAATGGCTGGATGCCAAAGGCGGCCTACGCCCCTGGGACATCTCCCGCGATGCCCCCTACTTCGGCTTCAAAATCCCCGACCAACCAGGCAAGTACTTCTACGTGTGGCTGGATGCACCGATCGGCTACTTATGCAGCTTCAAAACCTTATGCACACGCATTGGCGAAGACTTCGACACACACCTACGCAGCGGCACCACGACAGAATTGCATCACTTTATCGGGAAAGACATCGTCAACTTCCACGCCCTGTTTTGGCCGGCAGTCCTGCACGGCACCGGCCACCGCGCCCCCACCCGACTCCATGTCAACGGCTACCTGACTGTGGACGGTGCCAAAATGTCCAAATCGCGCGGCACCTTCATCATGGCGCGCACCTACCTTGATGCTGGCTTGGAACCAGACGCACTACGCTACTACTTCGCCGCCAAATCCTCCGGAGACGTCGACGACCTGGACCTTAACCTGAGTGACTTCGTTGCACGCGTCAACGCCGACCTAGTCGGTAAACTCGTCAACCTAGCCAGCCGCTGCGCAAGTTTCATTGGCACGCGTTTTAACGGACAACTCGCCGACACCCTGCCAGACCGCATCCAATATGATCGATTCGTTGCAGCACTGACCCCCATCCGTGACGCCTACGAACGCAACGACACCGCCAGCGCGATCCGTCAAACCATGCAGCTGGCTGACGAAGCCAACAAATACATTGACGAGACCAAACCCTGGATCATCGCCAAACAACACCACGCCGACGCGCAGCTACACGCCGTCTGCACACAAGGATTGAACCTGTTTCGCGTCCTGATCACCGCACTCAAACCAATCCTGCCGCACACCAGCATCCAAGCGGAGACATTCCTCGCTGCACCAGTAACGGCATGGCAAGACGTCAACCAACCACTGACCGGCGGCCACACCATTCAACCCTACTCCCCCTTATTCACCCGTATCGACAAAAAAATAATTGAGGTGATGATCAACGCCTCTAAAGACACCCTCGCCCCTCCCCCTGCTTCGGCCAAACAACAAAACGCATCCATGTCAAACACAGCACCACCACCCACTGCGGAAGAACCGGAAACAACTGCTCCCACCATTGGTATTGACGACTTCGCCAAACTCGATCTACGCATCGGCAAAGTACTCGTGTGCGAATACGTTGAAGGGTCAGACAAACTACTGCGCTTTGAATTGGATGCTGGCCCCCTGGGCAAGCGCCAGATCTTCTCAGGAATACGCGCCAGCTACAGCAACCCAGAGGCACTCATTGGCCGCAACGTCGTGTTCATCGCCAACCTAGCACCCCGCAAAATGCGCTTTGGGATCAGCCAAGGGATGATCCTCTCAGCCGGCTTCGACAACGGTACGCTGGCACTACTAGATGCTGACAGCAGCGCCCAACCCGGCATGCCGGTGCGTTAA
- the rnfB gene encoding Rnf electron transport complex subunit RnfB translates to MSSPPPLTLVERIDRLLPQTQCGQCGFQGCLPYAQAMARGEANIDRCPPGGDAGARALAHLLGLPPRPYDRNRGTQQQPQVAWIVEADCIGCTKCIQACPVDAIIGGAKHMHTVIAALCTGCELCVPACPVDCIELHPS, encoded by the coding sequence ATGTCCAGCCCTCCCCCCCTCACCCTCGTCGAACGCATTGATCGCTTGCTGCCACAAACACAATGCGGCCAATGCGGCTTTCAAGGCTGCCTCCCGTATGCGCAAGCGATGGCACGTGGCGAAGCCAACATCGACCGCTGCCCTCCCGGCGGAGACGCTGGCGCACGCGCCCTGGCACACCTGCTTGGCTTACCACCACGCCCCTACGACCGCAACCGCGGCACCCAACAGCAACCGCAGGTCGCCTGGATCGTCGAAGCGGACTGTATCGGCTGCACAAAATGCATCCAGGCTTGTCCCGTCGATGCAATTATCGGTGGCGCTAAACACATGCATACGGTAATCGCTGCACTTTGCACCGGCTGTGAACTCTGCGTGCCCGCGTGCCCAGTGGACTGCATCGAACTACACCCCAGCTGA